One Plasmodium vivax chromosome 13, whole genome shotgun sequence genomic region harbors:
- a CDS encoding hypothetical protein, conserved (encoded by transcript PVX_085310A): protein MPEVVDELKLFLTNLAKGSESVDAKDLLSAGIADKSVLQHIEAKLGGSPWNVKGLIDLGINTIQRGHTGEERDDEREDTREEQLEEEPAEEHELGQRQDSRDSSDDFISDLGSARVARGQLGTPVDGESYGGGGDSDDPAADQDDDQDDDQDDDHDANHAATPAANHNGGRTAERRDRQGETPIKEVRFFHENVKVKSCASLAEAVKREAQQSCINLHPVVKEFICLLVFLFARIREEGASCGESADQSGDHSGDVSSDGRKGNVPRGGRTCNLLRQGRGGATPYALLRKTSTAEYVEYGEDPPSEYQRERRNKTKVNHVNRSGQKCTPICKNACWKEPPGGEAHSSNYSCSSGESGDEEGHYLPLRGYPNGEKKIRESYRSIRSSRKSPHNNSRRCFHGKDMQSSLFTLQEEDQHEYSLDDIEQALAKENVNRVCEYLKRHLHRVNQMKNEQAINKHIHFITSLLHLTYTHLGLTLLRSKQVFLKMCHLSKEFQQYKEKNKKEKKKLEKKVESYLQKIKVSEQGVEEYERVRASYEEVKRENERMKKNDCVVHRLRTKVHLLEADKALLARRKEELERAVRRSGSLEKPPQEKPLHGKTTREKHTRGKTTQEKHTHGKPTLNPPTERTTKLGHHWGGRTGGEARGRRPSQVRTEKGKRTEKRKRTEKRKRTEKRKRTEKRKRTEKKGTSYGK from the exons ATGCCTGAAGTGGTGGACGAGCTGAAGTTATTCCTGACCAACTTGGCa AAAGGGTCCGAATCGGTTGACGCGAAGGATCTGTTGAGCGCAG GGATCGCCGATAAGTCCGTCTTACAACACATCGAGGCCAAGCTCGGGGGGAGCCCCTGGAATGTGAAAGGATTGATAGAC CTGGGGATTAACACCATTCAAAGGGGACACACAGGTGAGGAGCGTGACGACGAGAGAGAGGACACACGTGAGGAGCAGCTTGAGGAGGAGCCTGCGGAGGAGCACGAACTGGGGCAGCGGCAAGACAGCAGGGACAGCAGCGATGACTTCATTTCCGACTTGGGGAGTGCGCGCGTGGCGAGGGGCCAATTGGGGACCCCCGTCGATGGGGAGAGCTACGGGGGTGGCGGCGACTCAGACGATCCCGCCGCTGACCAGGACGATGACCAGGACGATGACCAGGACGATGACCACGACGCTAACCACGCCGCTACCCCTGCCGCTAATCACAATGGCGGCCGAACTGCTGAGCGGCGCGACCGCCAGGGGGAGACGCCCATCAAGGAAGTTCGCTTCTTTCACGAAAACGTAAAGGTGAAGAGCTGCGCCTCCTTGGCAGAGGCAGTGAAGAGGGAGGCACAGCAGAGCTGCATCAACCTCCACCCGGTGGTTAAAGAGTTCATCTGTTTGTTGGTTTTTCTGTTCGCCCGCATACGGGAGGAGGGCGCCTCGTGCGGGGAGAGCGCCGACCAGAGTGGAGACCACAGTGGCGACGTCAGCAGTGATGGCAGAAAAGGCAACGTGCCGCGCGGCGGAAGAACATGTAACTTGCTTCGCCAGGGGCGCGGGGGAGCCACCCCCTACGCGCTGCTCCGGAAGACGTCCACCGCGGAATACGTGGAATATggggaggaccccccaaGTGAGTACCAACGGGAGagaagaaataaaaccaAAGTGAATCACGTGAACAGGTCAGGTCAAAAATGCACCCCCATCTGCAAAAACGCATGCTGGAAGGaaccccccgggggggaagcccatTCATCAAACTACAGCTGTAGTAGTGGGGAGAGTGGCGACGAAGAGGGGCACTACCTCCCCCTCAGGGGgtacccaaatggggagaaaaaaattcgcgaAAGTTACAGAAGCATTCGATCCTCGCGGAAGAGCCCCCATAACAACAGCAGGAGGTGTTTCCACGGAAAAGACATGCAGTCCTCCCTGTTTACTCTCCAAGAGGAGGACCAGCATGAATACAGTCTGGACGACATAGAGCAGGCCCTGGcaaaagaaaatgtaaatcGGGTGTgcgaatatttaaaaaggcacCTGCATAGAGTTAACCAAATGAAGAATGAGCAAGCGATAAACAAGCACATCCACTTCATCACGTCGCTTCTACATCTGACCTACACTCATCTGGGGTTAACTCTCCTCAGATCGAAACAGGTGTTCCTAAAGATGTGCCATCTGAGCAAAGAATTCCAGCagtataaagaaaaaaacaaaaaggaaaaaaaaaaattagaaaaaaaagtggagagttatttgcaaaaaattaaggtgAGTGAACAGGGTGTGGAAGAATACGAAAGAGTTAGGGCATCCTATGAGGaggtgaagagggagaatgaaaggatgaagaagaacgaCTGTGTTGTGCATAGGCTGAGGACGAAGGTTCACTTGCTGGAGGCAGACAAAGCTCTGCTGGCGAGGAGGAAAGAGGAGCTGGAGCGCGCGGTCAGGCGGAGCGGTTCACTGGAGAAGCCCCCCCAGGAGAAGCCCCTACATGGGAAGACCACCCGGGAGAAGCACACCCGGGGGAAGACCACACAGGAGAAGCACACCCATGGGAAGCCCACTCTGAACCCCCCCACCGAGAGGACAACCAAGCTG GGACACCActggggaggaagaacagGCGGGGAAGCACGTGGTAGACGCCCCTCCCAAGTTCGAaccgaaaaaggaaagcgaaccgaaaaaagaaagcgaaccgaaaaaagaaagcgaaccgaaaaaagaaagcgaaccgaaaaaagaaagcgaaccgaaaaaaaaggcacttcATATGGTAAGTAA
- a CDS encoding hypothetical protein, conserved (encoded by transcript PVX_085295A), with protein sequence MNYRGADAKQHNKSKNKFPLFFLKNKYSSAKQCLGQGSGPMNPQGAHNTQGSHSNQGPHHVGDSVCSAFQGSASSNAATHNSNAATHNGNPGSHNSASMYYKRRSNFSGAGMVPPNSASGADPKNSSAMMSYNDDMYHFEKQKLLNGGAAGTSGGVGAYHMDAAHGNSTGGSISNSGGQGSGHSAGGHSAGGHSAGGHSAGGHSAGGHSAGGHPGSAHPASGHHGKFYSKNTYSFHPKKEGRQNYESYLSCMHEGTNSSSHGGISHGNRSHKNYNYDGNRESYVSMGGPKNVSRCYDVGDGASCMNMAGQKKVNYFDAGVGGGYQHAAAHGAAHGAAHGAAHASAHGAAHASAHGAAHASTHASTHTASYGASEQLRREPPREKNALQNAAVMSGEKKEPMLIMINGERATNNGSDRVEKVGKKESHAQADDDYVERQEEEQQQQQDDDEEEEEEEDDEEEEEEDEEEEADGEEAEEQDDVDLSFAKRSHNVGTPRGSSNHRDGYQNVKEVGHTKNDARKGGNPPTDGANLSNAGRASNPQEGTTNVVEPMNTTQVVPPHTHTPSNHLTGVSNKHLDSISGSAYNIAYMFIYQYYYVLHTKKAMMHNFYSENAILLVSFNCQSGGTKQVGPSGNSPGDSSGCALGSALGSAFTSAVRGNLGESAPNEQSDADKFFNLSEMNVQGSERSGNVIKMKNKQIIADYYTQLGISECTVHINSIEVINLHDEIYLYIQGKIKKNKSTNLFYHFLQNIHLHKYTVCQYYVDVDFIHYYCLDVANQQLEGSLQSRADGKAAAGGSHPIVEVKGKEDGTKKKPKVSKLNATLGGKITLPKGGEAATASTPAATTPGSSRLKGDPYGKAASGLKKGAVKKTEVVEPVLASPQRSLTKEGKAKVTPIKGMPSEGSYLPLGEAKCGSTTKQSVLTPSGVSKPTERKSHMAKYAQVHSPHGEEEDDEEEEEEEEGDYLDLGEEDYLEEDDEEEEDEADLDVLEAKHPSRQSLHDVEALGDYLDDAYEAEVETEADAEAAQLSRANKGSPAKRDEAALLKRAQGSGKPVKKGTGQLDAEPIGTNVALKKNSKLKSEDETVGAKKSSANVVGKVAAEGGSPIRATNEGAAAKQQAASPDGGKKEQRAKEKGSAGREAEEKAEKMEKGANVTTAATEAKKAKKSKSDGSSNAWKVDSEEKCPKMETILQEEKTLSENAKKKKKEKEKEKEKSSKVDPNSWVFRVMRNSKVATQGEKPNQGVKPTQGEKPTEGEKPTGEGETDLETQEEEEHEISANDKKIIIHNIHKTMDKKKINDCIIDRLKNYNDGHAVQIDIYQRSAKKLFPNSFNPVSYEKGKAAENYSYAIAELDCRQSQKLLLDLGLYCNGIKLSIETFKEKRKTPEAAKRSGRKFNAFGGSGFGGSGFGGNGFAGNGFAGNGFAGNSFAGNSFGDYGGGAPLDASKPKDDRYRNSFFRGSSATVTTVGVAQFRSKRNNIFVK encoded by the coding sequence ATGAATTACCGAGGCGCCGACGCAAAGCAGCACAACAAGAGCAAAAATaagttcccccttttctttctcaAAAACAAATACTCTAGTGCGAAGCAGTGTCTTGGCCAAGGCAGCGGCCCCATGAACCCGCAAGGTGCACATAACACACAAGGGAGCCACTCCAACCAGGGTCCCCACCACGTAGGCGACAGCGTCTGCAGCGCCTTCCAGGGAAGTGCCTCCAGCAACGCAGCTACTCATAACAGCAACGCAGCTACTCACAACGGCAACCCGGGTAGTCACAACAGCGCCAGTATGTATTACAAGAGACGAAGCAACTTTAGCGGAGCGGGCATGGTCCCGCCCAACAGCGCCAGCGGAGCGGATCCCAAGAACAGCAGCGCCATGATGAGCTACAATGATGACATGTATCACTTCGAGAAGCAGAAGCTGCTCAACGGAGGGGCGGCCGGAACCTCTGGAGGAGTCGGCGCGTACCACATGGATGCCGCGCACGGGAACAGCACCGGTGGAAGCATCAGCAATAGTGGCGGCCAGGGAAGCGGTCACTCTGCTGGCGGTCACTCTGCTGGCGGTCACTCTGCTGGCGGTCACTCTGCTGGCGGTCACTCTGCTGGCGGCCACTCTGCTGGCGGCCATCCTGGTAGTGCCCACCCTGCTAGCGGCCACCACGGCAAGTTCTACAGCAAAAACACATACAGTTTCCACCCCAAGAAGGAGGGCAGGCAGAACTATGAAAGCTACCTGAGCTGCATGCACGAGGGAACCAACAGCAGCAGCCACGGAGGCATAAGCCACGGGAACAGGAGccacaaaaattataattatgatggTAACAGGGAGAGTTACGTCAGCATGGGTGGCCCCAAAAATGTGAGTCGGTGCTACGACGTTGGGGACGGCGCCTCCTGCATGAACATGGCCGGGCAGAAGAAGGTGAATTACTTCGACGCCGGCGTGGGGGGAGGTTACCAGCATGCGGCGGCGCATGGAGCGGCACATGGAGCGGCGCATGGAGCGGCGCATGCATCGGCACATGGAGCGGCGCATGCATCGGCACATGGAGCGGCGCATGCATCTACCCATGCATCTACCCATACCGCTTCTTACGGCGCGAGCGAGCAGCTGAGGAGAGAGCCCCCCAGGGAAAAGAACGCCCTGCAGAACGCAGCCGTCATGAGCGGCGAAAAGAAAGAACCCATGCTGATTATGATTAACGGGGAGAGAGCCACCAACAACGGCAGTGACCGTGTGGAGAaggtggggaagaaggagagtCACGCGCAGGCGGACGACGACTACGTGGAgcggcaggaggaggagcagcagcagcagcaggatgatgatgaagaggaggaggaggaggaagatgacgaagaggaagaggaagaagacgaagaagaagaagcggacGGGGAGGAGGCAGAAGAGCAAGACGACGTCGACCTCTCCTTTGCGAAACGCTCCCACAATGTTGGTACCCCTCGGGGAAGCAGCAACCACCGAGACGGCTACCAAAACGTTAAGGAGGTGGGCCATACCAAAAATGATGctcgaaaggggggaaacccACCCACTGATGGGGCCAATTTGAGTAACGCTGGGAGGGCAAGCAACCCACAAGAAGGAACCACCAATGTAGTGGAGCCAATGAACACCACCCAAGTAGtacccccacacacacacacacccaGCAACCACCTGACCGGAGTCAGCAACAAACATTTAGACTCCATCTCGGGAAGCGCCTATAACATCGCCTACATGTTCATTTACCAGTACTACTACGTCCTGCACACGAAGAAGGCCATgatgcataatttttactcCGAGAATGCCATTCTGCTGGTCAGCTTCAACTGCCAGAGTGGGGGGACAAAGCAGGTGGGCCCATCGGGCAACTCACCAGGCGACTCATCCGGGTGCGCATTGGGCAGCGCATTGGGAAGCGCGTTTACCAGCGCGGTGAGGGGCAACCTGGGGGAGAGCGCCCCAAACGAGCAGAGCGACGCGGACAAGTTCTTCAACCTCAGCGAAATGAACGTGCAAGGCAGCGAGCGAAGCGGAAACGTcatcaaaatgaagaacaagCAAATTATTGCGGACTACTACACCCAGCTGGGAATTAGCGAGTGCACCGTGCACATTAACTCTATAGAGGTCATTAACCTGCACGACGAAATTTACCTGTACATtcaggggaaaataaaaaaaaacaaaagcacCAATCTGTTTTAccactttttgcaaaacataCACCTGCACAAGTATACCGTTTGCCAGTACTACGTGGATGTGGATTTCATTCACTACTACTGCTTGGATGTGGCGAATCAGCAGCTCGAGGGTTCGCTTCAAAGTAGGGCAGACGGGAAGGCAGCCGCAGGGGGTAGTCATCCCATCGTAGAGGtgaaaggaaaggaagatGGCACGAAGAAGAAACCGAAAGTTAGCAAGTTGAATGCTACCCTTGGGGGGAAGATAACCCTTCCCAAAGGTGGTGAAGCAGCTACCGCTTCTACACCCGCTGCTACCACGCCGGGTAGTAGCCGCCTCAAAGGGGACCCATACGGGAAAGCCGCCAGCGGATTGAAAAAAGGAGCCGTAAAAAAGACAGAAGTGGTAGAACCCGTTTTGGCATCCCCCCAGAGGAGTCTCACCAAGGAGGGTAAGGCAAAAGTGACCCCCATTAAAGGAATGCCCAGCGAAGGAAGCTACCTCCCCCTTGGAGAAGCCAAATGTGGAAGTACCACCAAGCAGTCAGTGCTCACCCCCTCGGGTGTTAGTAAGCCTACTGAGAGGAAGTCCCACATGGCGAAGTACGCACAAGTGCATTCCCCCcacggggaggaagaagacgacgaagaggaagaggaggaggaagaaggagactACCTCGACCTGGGTGAGGAAGATTAcctggaggaggacgacgaggaggaagaggatgaGGCCGACCTGGACGTTTTGGAAGCGAAGCACCCATCGCGCCAATCACTGCATGACGTGGAAGCGTTGGGGGATTACCTCGACGACGCGTACGAAGCCGAGGTGGAGACGGAGGCGGATGCGGAGGCGGCCCAACTGAGCAGGGCAAACAAAGGGTCCCCCGCGAAGAGGGACGAAGCGGCGTTGCTCAAAAGAGCGCAGGGTAGCGGCAAGCCGGTAAAGAAGGGCACAGGGCAGCTCGATGCGGAACCTATAGGAACGAATGTCgcattgaagaaaaacagcaAACTGAAGAGCGAAGATGAGACTGTAGGGGCAAAGAAGAGCAGTGCAAATGTCGTTGGGAAGGTGGCAGCGGAGGGGGGCTCCCCAATACGGGCAACGAATGAAGGCGCGGCCGCAAAGCAGCAGGCGGCCTCCCCAGATGgcggcaaaaaggaacaacggGCTAAAGAAAAGGGTAGCGCCGGTAGGGAGGCGGAGGAGAAGGCGGAGAAAATGGAGAAGGGGGCCAACGTGACCACCGCGGCGACGGAGGCGAAGAAGGCCAAGAAGAGCAAAAGCGACGGAAGCAGCAACGCCTGGAAGGTAGACAGCGAGGAGAAGTGCCCCAAGATGGAGACCATCCTCCAGGAGGAGAAAACGCTCAGCGAAAAtgcgaagaaaaagaaaaaggagaaggagaaggagaaggagaagagcaGCAAAGTAGACCCCAACAGCTGGGTCTTCCGAGTGATGCGCAATAGCAAAGTGGCCacccagggggagaagcccaATCAGGGAGTGAAACCCACACAGGGGGAGAAACCAACTGAGGGGGAGAAACCAACTGGGGAGGGCGAAACCGACTTGGAGACccaagaagaggaagaacacGAGATCAGCGCAaacgacaaaaaaataatcattcacaatatacataaaaccatggataagaaaaaaataaacgattGCATAATCGATCGGTTGAAGAATTATAATGATGGGCATGCTGTGCAAATTGACATCTATCAGCGGTCAGCCAAGAAGCTCTTTCCCAACTCCTTCAACCCCGTTAGCTACgagaaggggaaagcggcagagAATTACTCGTATGCCATCGCCGAGCTGGACTGCCGGCAGAGCCAGAAGCTGCTCCTAGACCTGGGCCTCTACTGCAACGGCATAAAATTGAGCATTGAGACGTttaaggagaaaaggaagacgCCCGAGGCTGCCAAGAGGAGCGGCAGGAAGTTTAACGCTttcgggggaagcggcttcgggggaagcggcttTGGCGGCAACGGCTTCGCAGGAAACGGCTTCGCAGGAAACGGCTTCGCAGGAAACAGCTTCGCAGGAAACAGCTTCGGCGACTACGGAGGCGGAGCCCCCCTGGACGCCTCCAAACCGAAGGACGACCGCTACAGGAACTCCTTCTTCCGGGGCTCCTCCGCCACGGTCACGACGGTCGGCGTGGCGCAGTTCCGGAGCAAGAGGAacaacatttttgttaaGTGA
- a CDS encoding hypothetical protein (encoded by transcript PVX_085305A) produces the protein MEESLFINLEGKDHLLELIKKYEERVKRGQPANVVLPGGGRKNSFVSESDKLHLLQCLGRASFNKGGTLGGAKKKENVFRYHSFCINGGEVTSPPGGEKPALQRGSRGALQKGSHATLLGGSRAALQKGSHAALQREGPASSQKLSAAKGTAKQWLRPQQRSVKLVPKKASPEGVRDAEKAAPEEGEEDDASKKLHPSPPLNAKDTPTQPHGCSQLHKKEQHTQAAPTCNDKMKRQRGDNLPPLQKNNSSRSMQISKGKKKKKDSFKNNYGVDLVPSAVHGKKSCPNLAPRGVNPSRAKTVQSAEWVKKTASRTREGLPTEAGLKPQRGRTLVGRPNLVGGHPSICSSCSSDSRSASHRSKNPKWGTPRGGGKKGRLPGDEQSRHTSNLHMQVDHSLENSLILTLSSSSPSPSSSSPSSSSNVISSVSSYHKEGRRRSSGAVRVHPRETGHAVKVNESISLVATPCEMDAQKEEMCRDEGAPANGGEPVRQDEPLGHPRRSDEESQAVRRKKGKGNSRGKGPKRGVPNGGKAGQLHPTGQVHPPKQLPHADRLPHADDVGPADEMRHIVRHKKAITKLKKKILNGVKRIRGEAALANRGGEFAQFVKRAKRALEERRTGSRPSTGKAASPEGRGESESHPRADTCELFVQENKNEALIRRYLNRQKQLMNHVNAYILFHQRKYLKECLRRRRGDKKSGVAFSLEGGQIDQGVVKGEVSPEEGEKNERRDQPGVEMKGGEVSPVISLPQGGDLQMVVPPLLREATRRSSQGGHLEEDSTAKQSFLAAHEGEENAKKEPQGKLKKNQMNLKDKDSAQASIPHHRAFEEKVIQVGSFSSQRVKQFLNGSDIKTEEVGRTDGWGALGRSSLCPPHFDTLSKRSSKVNAMRSGRMFLCSSEEKPLLQKSLRGEKPLNEKPLNEKPLRQNEAPREERLRAVRLKTGGEVRLAPNVRADLLDNCAAVFAFLRSQLKRVNWSLTGGHSTGGSRSFGGGHSTMGSRSFGSTSPTKGAPPKREDPQRDYLLSLRRSVKRHLEELRRTKIVAFILSVLPEKGSSPCTPTCNVKPVGRPHTAAMRVGRLHTSANHEKSPNWIAPHPVRRRVPTNVFSRRRRGKIRST, from the exons ATGGAGGAGAGCTTGTTCATCAACCTCGAGGGGAAGGACCACCTCCtagaattaattaaaaaatatgaggaGAGGGTGAAGCGCGGACAGCCCGCCAACGTGGTTTTGCCTGGGGGGGGCAGAAAGAACTCCTTCGTTTCTGAAAGCGACAAGCTGCACCTGCTGCAGTGCCTCGGCAGAGCCAGCTTCAACAAGGGAGGAACTTTGGGtggtgccaaaaaaaaggaaaacgtcTTTCGCTACCATTCGTTTTGCATaaatgggggggaggtgACCAGCCctcctgggggggagaagcccgCCTTGCAGAGGGGAAGCCGCGGCGCTCTGCAGAAAGGAAGTCATGCCACTCTGCTGGGGGGAAGTCGTGCCGCTCTGCAGAAAGGAAGTCATGCCGCTCTGCAAAGGGAAGGCCCCGCTTCCTCGCAAAAACTAAGCGCTGCGAAGGGGACGGCCAAGCAGTGGCTCAGGCCGCAGCAGAGGAGCGTCAAGCTGGTGCCGAAGAAGGCGTCACCGGAGGGGGTGAGGGACGCGGAAAAAGCAGCAccagaggagggggaggaggatgaCGCCTCGAAGAAACTCCACCCGTCGCCCCCACTCAACGCAAAAGACACACCAACACAACCCCATGGCTGCTCACAACtgcacaaaaaggagcaacACACCCAAGCGGCCCCCACCTGTAATGACAAGATGAAAAGACAAAGAGGAGATAACCTCCCTCCTCTCCAAAAGAATAACTCCTCCCGCTCAATGCAAATctcaaaaggaaaaaaaaagaagaaagattcttttaaaaataattatgggGTAGACTTAGTACCTTCTGCTGTACATGGGAAGAAGAGCTGTCCTAATTTGGCCCCCCGGGGCGTAAATCCTTCGCGGGCTAAAACTGTGCAGTCAGCCGAATGGGTGAAGAAGACGGCGAGCCGGACGAGAGAGGGACTCCCTACTGAGGCAGGGCTTAAACCCCAAAGGGGCCGCACTCTCGTTGGTAGGCCTAACTTGGTGGGCGGGCACCCCAGCATCTGCAGCAGCTGCAGTAGTGACAGCCGAAGCGCATCGCACCGAAGCAAGaaccccaaatggggaacacCCCGTGGGGGAGGAAAGAAGGGTCGTCTCCCCGGAGATGAGCAGAGTAGGCACACGAGCAACTTACACATGCAGGTGGACCATTCTTTGGAAAACTCCCTCATCCTCACGCTGTCATCATCATCGCCATCGCCatcctcttcttcgccttcctCATCCTCCAATGTGATTTCTTCCGTCTCTTCGTACCACAAGgagggaaggagaagaagctccGGGGCTGTGAGGGTGCACCCACGTGAGACAGGACACGCGGTGAAGGTGAATGAGAGCATTTCCCTTGTTGCCACTCCTTGTGAAATGGACGCCCAGAAGGAGGAAATGTGCAGAGATGAGGGGGCCCCCGCCAATGGGGGGGAGCCCGTCAGGCAGGACGAACCGCTGGGCCACCCACGGAGGAGCGACGAGGAGTCCCAGGCGGTGCGAAGGAAAAAGGGCAAAGGGAACTCCAGGGGGAAGGGGCCAAAAAGGGGTGTCCCCAACGGGGGAAAGGCTGGCCAGTTGCATCCTACTGGTCAGGTGCACCCTCCTAAACAGCTGCCGCATGCTGACCGGCTCCCTCATGCTGACGACGTTGGCCCGGCGGACGAAATGCGCCACATCGTTCGGCACAAGAAGGCCATCAccaagctgaagaagaaaattctAAACGGGGTTAAGCGGAttaggggggaagcagcgtTGGCGAATCGCGGCGGAGAGTTCGCGCAGTTTGTTAAGCGGGCCAAGAGGGCGCTGGAGGAGCGGCGGACTGGGTCAAGGCCATCCACTGGGAAGGCAGCTTCACCAGAGGGGCGAGGCGAATCTGAGTCGCACCCACGGGCAGACACGTGCGAGCTCTTCGTAcaggaaaacaaaaacgaaGCGCTGATTAGGAGATACCTAAACAGGCAGAAGCAGCTGATGAACCACGTCAACGCGTATATTTTGTTTCACCAAAGGAAGTACCTGAAGGAGTGCCTACGCAGAAGGAGAGGAGACAAGAAGAGCGGCGTGGCATTTTCTTTGGAGGGGGGACAGATCGATCAGGGTGTCGTTAAGGGAGAGGTGAGTccagaggagggggagaaaaacgaaaggaGGGACCAACCAGGGGTGGAAATGAAAGGAGGGGAGGTCTCTCCAGTGATTAGCCTACCACAGGGGGGAGACCTCCAGATGGTTGTGCCTCCACTGTTAAGGGAAGCTACGCGGAGGAGTTCCCAGGGGGGTCACCTCGAGGAGGACTCAACGGCGAAGCAGTCATTCTTGGCAGCACATGAGGGAgaggaaaatgcaaaaaaggagccgCAAGgcaaattaaagaaaaaccaAATGAACCTTAAAGATAAGGATAGCGCCCAAGCGAGCATTCCACACCATCGTGCATTTGAAGAGAAGGTCATTCAGGTTGGGAGCTTCTCTTCGCAAAGAGTGAAGCAGTTCCTCAACGGAAGCGACATCAAAACGGAGGAAGTGGGAAGGACAGACGGATGGGGTGCCCTCGGGAGAAGCTCACTTtgccccccccattttgacacCCTAAGCAAACGAAGCAGCAAAGTTAACGCGATGAGGAGCGGCAGAATGTTCCTGTGCTCCAGTGAGGAGAAGCCACTTCTCCAGAAGTCGCTACGTGGGGAGAAGCCGCTAAATGAGAAACCGCTAAATGAGAAACCGCTTCGCCAGAACGAAGCTCCACGTGAGGAGCGCCTCCGTGCGGTTCGACTCAAAACAGGGGGAGAGGTGCGACTCGCCCCGAACGTCAGAGCGGACCTCCTGGACAACTGCGCGGCGGTTTTTGCCTTTCTGAGGAGCCAGCTGAAGAGGGTAAACTGGTCCCTCACGGGGGGCCACTCCACCGGGGGAAGCCGCTCCTTCGGGGGGGGCCACTCCACCATGGGAAGCCGCTCTTTCGGAAGCACCTCCCCAACGAAAGGTGcaccccccaaaagggaggacCCCCAACGTGACTACCTGCTCAGTTTGCGAAGAAGCGTCAAGAGGCATCTGGAGGAGCTACGAAGGACGAAAATTGTGGCTTTCATCCTTTCGGTCCTCCCTGAGAAAGGCAGCTCCCCGTGCACGCCGACCTGCAACGTGAAGCCAGTGGGGAGGCCCCACACAGCTGCAATGCGCGTAGGAAGGTTGCACACGTCCGCCAATCATG AAAAATCCCCCAACTGGATTGCACCCCACCCAGTCAGGCGCAGAGTCCCCACCAACGTTTTCAGCAGACgtagaagggggaaaattaGAAGCACCTGA
- a CDS encoding calcium-dependent protein kinase, putative (encoded by transcript PVX_085300A), translating into MGNAINKLIKHYSSVEKKKSEYKFGKVLGCGSFGVVRECINKQTKEVYAVKIIKKKKKHKKNFNFEKMVKNEIKYLSVMSHENIIKFKDFFEDKNKFYIILEKCEGGELFYTVVKNKCLLESESIQIVRQICCALEYLHSRNIIHRDIKAENFLFKNKNTKSIKLIDFGMAKKVNCEYLTELCGSPHYISPELIRKKYTISSDIWALGVMVFFMLTGKYPFEGKNTPKVVDEILNKNINWKSKEFSSLSVEAVDFLKKLLERNEKKRLTAYQALNHPWIKSQVE; encoded by the exons ATGGGGAACGCAATAAACAAACTGATTAAGCATTACAGCAGTgtagagaagaagaagagcgaGTACAAGTTCGGCAAGGTCTTGGGCTGCGGCTCCTTCGG AGTCGTGCGAGAGTGCATCAACAAACAAACGAAGGAAGTCTACGCCGTgaagattataaaaaaaaaaaagaaacacaaaaaaaattttaattttgaaaaaatggtcaaaaatgaaatcaaGTACCTCTCCGTAATGAGCCACGAAAACATCATCAAATTTAAAgatttttttgaagacaaaaataaattttacattattttggAGAAGTGTGAGGGAGGCGAGCTCTTTTACACGGTGGTGAAGAATAAGTGCCTCTTGGAGAGTGAGTCCATTCAGATTGTCCGCCAG ATCTGCTGCGCGCTGGAGTATTTACACTCCAGGAATATCATTCACCGGGATATTAAG gcagagaacttcctctttaaaaataaaaacacgaAAAGCATCAAATTGATAGACTTCGGAATGGCCAAGAAG gtgAACTGCGAATACCTGACCGAACTGTGCGGCTCCCCCCACTACATTTCGCCTGAACTGATCAG AAAGAAGTACACAATATCTTCGGACATTTGGGCCCTCGGGGTGATGGTGTTCTTCATGCTGACTGGAAAATACCCATTTGAGGGGAAGAACACGCCCAAAGTTGTG GACGAAATACtcaacaaaaatataaactgGAAGAGCAAAGAATTCTCCTCCCTTTCCGTCGAG gctgtggattttttaaaaaagctgtTGGAGAGaaacgaaaagaaaagactCACGGCATACCAAG CGCTCAACCACCCGTGGATCAAGTCCCAAGTGGAGTAG